A single genomic interval of Sander lucioperca isolate FBNREF2018 chromosome 9, SLUC_FBN_1.2, whole genome shotgun sequence harbors:
- the dtna gene encoding dystrobrevin alpha isoform X12, whose translation MVIYERMIEDFGWSGDNMADRRQLFVEMRAQDLDSIRLSTYRTACKLRFVQKKCNLHLVDIWNIIEAFRENGINTMDLNAELSVARLEVVLSTIFYQLNKRMPTTHQINVDQSISLLLNFLLASYDPEGHGKISVFVVKMALATICGGKILDKLRYIFSQISDSAGIMVHSQFDQFLREVLKLPMAVFEGPSFGYTEQAARMCFTQQKKVSLNTFLDTLMSDPSPQCLVWLPLMHRLANVENVFHPVECSYCHTESMMGFRYRCQQCHNYQLCQDCFWRGHASGSHSNQHQMKEYTSWKSPAKKLSHAFSKSLSCASSREPLHPMFPEMPDKPLNLAHIVDTWPPRPVNITNDYSLSHSMPTSGNPYSTKNLLESSNHQEEEHSLIARYAARLAADAAAQQQRIPTDLPYSLDANKQQRQLIAELESKNREILQEIQRLRLQHEEASQPPPDRGQQNPTLLAELRLLRQRKDELEQRMSTLQESRRELMVQLEQLMMLLKLEEERKHATQGPGSPRSSPSHTTSRPIPTPIHSESAGTTPTHTPQDSLMGVGGDVQEAFAQGPRRNLRNNLLIAADSITNTMSSLVKELNSEGGSETESTADSDFGRGDLLATTSSDPFFTYKPRSSSAAEEESFENDLEQRLEDELKLEELIKHRQEPDKSCMVTLQQ comes from the exons GGGCTCAAGACTTGGACTCCATACGATTATCGACATACAGAACAGCCTGCAAACTTAGATTTGTTCAGAAGAAATGTAATT TGCATTTGGTTGACATTTGGAACATCATCGAGGCTTTCCGAGAGAACGGCATCAACACCATGGACCTCAACGCCGAGCTCTCTGTGGCTCGTTTAGAAGTGGTACTGTCCACCATTTTTTACCAGCTAAACAAGCGCATGCCCACCACCCACCAGATCAACGTGGATCAGTCCATCAGCCTGCTGCTCAACTTCCTGCTGGCGTCCTATGACCC GGAGGGCCATGGCAAGATATCTGTCTTTGTTGTGAAGATGGCCCTAGCAACCATCTGTGGAGGGAAAATCCTGGATAAATTAAGAT ATATTTTTTCACAGATATCAGATTCTGCGGGAATAATGGTGCACTCGCAGTTCGACCAATTTCTGAGGGAGGTTCTCAAATTACCCATGGCGGTTTTTGAGGGACCTTCTTTTGGTTACACTGAACAAGCTGCAAGAATGTGCTTTACACAGCAG AAAAAGGTCTCCCTCAATACATTCCTCGATACGTTGATGTCAGACCCATCCCCTCAGTGTCTGGTGTGGTTACCGCTCATGCATCGGCTCGCCAACGTGGAGAACG TCTTTCACCCGGTCGAGTGCTCCTACTGCCATACTGAGAGTATGATGGGCTTCCGCTACCGCTGCCAGCAATGTCATAATTACCAGCTCTGTCAGGACTGCTTCTGGAGGGGGCATGCCAGCGGTTCCCATAGCAACCAGCACCAAATGAAGGAGTATACGTCATGG AAATCTCCTGCTAAGAAGTTATCCCATGCCTTCAGTAAGTCCCTGAGCTGTGCATCCAGCAGAGAGCCTCTTCACCCCATGTTTCCTGAAATGCCAGACAAACCTCTCAACCTAGCTCATATTGT AGACACATG GCCACCAAGACCAGTGAACATCACCAACGACTACTCACTCTCCCACTCCATGCCTACATCAGGGAACCCTTACTCCACCAAAAA TTTGCTGGAGAGCAGTAACCATCAAGAAGAAGAGCACAGTCTCATCGCCCGCTATGCTGCTCGACTGGCTGCTGATGCTGcg GCTCAACAGCAGAGAATCCCCACAGACCTCCCCTACTCTCTGGATGCCAACAAACAACAGAGGCAGCTCATTGCAGAGCTTGAGAGCAAAAACAG AGAAATCCTACAGGAAATCCAGCGGCTGCGCCTTCAGCATGAGGAGGCCTCCCAGCCGCCACCTGACAGGGGTCAGCAGAACCCCACTCTTCTGGCTGAGCTACGACTTCTCAG GCAACGCAAAGATGAGCTTGAACAAAGAATGTCTACTCTGCAGGAGAGTCGCAGGGAACTCATGGTGCAGCTGGAGCAACTAATGATGCTTCTCAAG cTAGAGGAGGAACGGAAACATGCT ACTCAGGGTCCCGGCTCTCCACGCTCGTCCCCCAGCCACACCACCAGCCGGCCGATCCCCACCCCAATCCACTCGGAGTCTGCCGGCACGACCCCGACTCACACACCTCAGGACTCACTCATGGGCGTGGGAGGGGATGTTCAGGAGGCCTTTGCTCAgg gTCCAAGGAGAAATTTGAGAAACAACCTACTCATTGCTGCTGACTCCATCACCAACACAATGTCGTCATTAGTTAAAGAACTCAATTCAg AGGGTGGAAGTGAGACTGAGAGCACTGCAGATTCTGACTTTGGACGTGGTGACCTATTGGCCACAACCTCTTCAGATCCCTTCTTCACATATAAACCAAG GAGTtccagcgctgcagaggaggagagcTTTGAGAACGATCTGGAGCAGCGGCTGGAAGACGAGCTCAAGTTGGAGGAGCTAATAAAGCACAGGCAGGAACCAGACAAGTCGTGCATG GTGACGCTGCAGCAGTGA
- the dtna gene encoding dystrobrevin alpha isoform X7, with product MVIYERMIEDFGWSGDNMADRRQLFVEMRAQDLDSIRLSTYRTACKLRFVQKKCNLHLVDIWNIIEAFRENGINTMDLNAELSVARLEVVLSTIFYQLNKRMPTTHQINVDQSISLLLNFLLASYDPEGHGKISVFVVKMALATICGGKILDKLRYIFSQISDSAGIMVHSQFDQFLREVLKLPMAVFEGPSFGYTEQAARMCFTQQKKVSLNTFLDTLMSDPSPQCLVWLPLMHRLANVENVFHPVECSYCHTESMMGFRYRCQQCHNYQLCQDCFWRGHASGSHSNQHQMKEYTSWKSPAKKLSHAFSKSLSCASSREPLHPMFPEMPDKPLNLAHIVDTWPPRPVNITNDYSLSHSMPTSGNPYSTKNKNNDVGQRKPFDGAAPHLLKGRGLNYNLDVADRLADEHALIRLYVNLLQNNPRSCLLESSNHQEEEHSLIARYAARLAADAAAQQQRIPTDLPYSLDANKQQRQLIAELESKNREILQEIQRLRLQHEEASQPPPDRGQQNPTLLAELRLLRQRKDELEQRMSTLQESRRELMVQLEQLMMLLKTQGPGSPRSSPSHTTSRPIPTPIHSESAGTTPTHTPQDSLMGVGGDVQEAFAQGPRRNLRNNLLIAADSITNTMSSLVKELNSEGGSETESTADSDFGRGDLLATTSSDPFFTYKPRSSSAAEEESFENDLEQRLEDELKLEELIKHRQEPDKSCMVTLQQ from the exons GGGCTCAAGACTTGGACTCCATACGATTATCGACATACAGAACAGCCTGCAAACTTAGATTTGTTCAGAAGAAATGTAATT TGCATTTGGTTGACATTTGGAACATCATCGAGGCTTTCCGAGAGAACGGCATCAACACCATGGACCTCAACGCCGAGCTCTCTGTGGCTCGTTTAGAAGTGGTACTGTCCACCATTTTTTACCAGCTAAACAAGCGCATGCCCACCACCCACCAGATCAACGTGGATCAGTCCATCAGCCTGCTGCTCAACTTCCTGCTGGCGTCCTATGACCC GGAGGGCCATGGCAAGATATCTGTCTTTGTTGTGAAGATGGCCCTAGCAACCATCTGTGGAGGGAAAATCCTGGATAAATTAAGAT ATATTTTTTCACAGATATCAGATTCTGCGGGAATAATGGTGCACTCGCAGTTCGACCAATTTCTGAGGGAGGTTCTCAAATTACCCATGGCGGTTTTTGAGGGACCTTCTTTTGGTTACACTGAACAAGCTGCAAGAATGTGCTTTACACAGCAG AAAAAGGTCTCCCTCAATACATTCCTCGATACGTTGATGTCAGACCCATCCCCTCAGTGTCTGGTGTGGTTACCGCTCATGCATCGGCTCGCCAACGTGGAGAACG TCTTTCACCCGGTCGAGTGCTCCTACTGCCATACTGAGAGTATGATGGGCTTCCGCTACCGCTGCCAGCAATGTCATAATTACCAGCTCTGTCAGGACTGCTTCTGGAGGGGGCATGCCAGCGGTTCCCATAGCAACCAGCACCAAATGAAGGAGTATACGTCATGG AAATCTCCTGCTAAGAAGTTATCCCATGCCTTCAGTAAGTCCCTGAGCTGTGCATCCAGCAGAGAGCCTCTTCACCCCATGTTTCCTGAAATGCCAGACAAACCTCTCAACCTAGCTCATATTGT AGACACATG GCCACCAAGACCAGTGAACATCACCAACGACTACTCACTCTCCCACTCCATGCCTACATCAGGGAACCCTTACTCCACCAAAAA CAAGAATAATGATGTTGGGCAAAGAAAGCCCTTCGATGGGGCTGCTCCACATTTGTTGAAAGGGAGAGG GTTGAACTACAACCTTGATGTTGCCGATAGACTTGCAGACGAACATGCTCTGATTCGCCTCTATGTGAATCTACTCCAAAACAACCCCAGATCATG TTTGCTGGAGAGCAGTAACCATCAAGAAGAAGAGCACAGTCTCATCGCCCGCTATGCTGCTCGACTGGCTGCTGATGCTGcg GCTCAACAGCAGAGAATCCCCACAGACCTCCCCTACTCTCTGGATGCCAACAAACAACAGAGGCAGCTCATTGCAGAGCTTGAGAGCAAAAACAG AGAAATCCTACAGGAAATCCAGCGGCTGCGCCTTCAGCATGAGGAGGCCTCCCAGCCGCCACCTGACAGGGGTCAGCAGAACCCCACTCTTCTGGCTGAGCTACGACTTCTCAG GCAACGCAAAGATGAGCTTGAACAAAGAATGTCTACTCTGCAGGAGAGTCGCAGGGAACTCATGGTGCAGCTGGAGCAACTAATGATGCTTCTCAAG ACTCAGGGTCCCGGCTCTCCACGCTCGTCCCCCAGCCACACCACCAGCCGGCCGATCCCCACCCCAATCCACTCGGAGTCTGCCGGCACGACCCCGACTCACACACCTCAGGACTCACTCATGGGCGTGGGAGGGGATGTTCAGGAGGCCTTTGCTCAgg gTCCAAGGAGAAATTTGAGAAACAACCTACTCATTGCTGCTGACTCCATCACCAACACAATGTCGTCATTAGTTAAAGAACTCAATTCAg AGGGTGGAAGTGAGACTGAGAGCACTGCAGATTCTGACTTTGGACGTGGTGACCTATTGGCCACAACCTCTTCAGATCCCTTCTTCACATATAAACCAAG GAGTtccagcgctgcagaggaggagagcTTTGAGAACGATCTGGAGCAGCGGCTGGAAGACGAGCTCAAGTTGGAGGAGCTAATAAAGCACAGGCAGGAACCAGACAAGTCGTGCATG GTGACGCTGCAGCAGTGA
- the dtna gene encoding dystrobrevin alpha isoform X3 has product MVIYERMIEDFGWSGDNMADRRQLFVEMRAQDLDSIRLSTYRTACKLRFVQKKCNLHLVDIWNIIEAFRENGINTMDLNAELSVARLEVVLSTIFYQLNKRMPTTHQINVDQSISLLLNFLLASYDPEGHGKISVFVVKMALATICGGKILDKLRYIFSQISDSAGIMVHSQFDQFLREVLKLPMAVFEGPSFGYTEQAARMCFTQQKKVSLNTFLDTLMSDPSPQCLVWLPLMHRLANVENVFHPVECSYCHTESMMGFRYRCQQCHNYQLCQDCFWRGHASGSHSNQHQMKEYTSWKSPAKKLSHAFSKSLSCASSREPLHPMFPEMPDKPLNLAHIVDTWPPRPVNITNDYSLSHSMPTSGNPYSTKNKNNDVGQRKPFDGAAPHLLKGRGLNYNLDVADRLADEHALIRLYVNLLQNNPRSCLLESSNHQEEEHSLIARYAARLAADAAAQQQRIPTDLPYSLDANKQQRQLIAELESKNREILQEIQRLRLQHEEASQPPPDRGQQNPTLLAELRLLRQRKDELEQRMSTLQESRRELMVQLEQLMMLLKLEEERKHATQGPGSPRSSPSHTTSRPIPTPIHSESAGTTPTHTPQDSLMGVGGDVQEAFAQGPRRNLRNNLLIAADSITNTMSSLVKELNSEGGSETESTADSDFGRGDLLATTSSDPFFTYKPRSSSAAEEESFENDLEQRLEDELKLEELIKHRQEPDKSCMVTLQQ; this is encoded by the exons GGGCTCAAGACTTGGACTCCATACGATTATCGACATACAGAACAGCCTGCAAACTTAGATTTGTTCAGAAGAAATGTAATT TGCATTTGGTTGACATTTGGAACATCATCGAGGCTTTCCGAGAGAACGGCATCAACACCATGGACCTCAACGCCGAGCTCTCTGTGGCTCGTTTAGAAGTGGTACTGTCCACCATTTTTTACCAGCTAAACAAGCGCATGCCCACCACCCACCAGATCAACGTGGATCAGTCCATCAGCCTGCTGCTCAACTTCCTGCTGGCGTCCTATGACCC GGAGGGCCATGGCAAGATATCTGTCTTTGTTGTGAAGATGGCCCTAGCAACCATCTGTGGAGGGAAAATCCTGGATAAATTAAGAT ATATTTTTTCACAGATATCAGATTCTGCGGGAATAATGGTGCACTCGCAGTTCGACCAATTTCTGAGGGAGGTTCTCAAATTACCCATGGCGGTTTTTGAGGGACCTTCTTTTGGTTACACTGAACAAGCTGCAAGAATGTGCTTTACACAGCAG AAAAAGGTCTCCCTCAATACATTCCTCGATACGTTGATGTCAGACCCATCCCCTCAGTGTCTGGTGTGGTTACCGCTCATGCATCGGCTCGCCAACGTGGAGAACG TCTTTCACCCGGTCGAGTGCTCCTACTGCCATACTGAGAGTATGATGGGCTTCCGCTACCGCTGCCAGCAATGTCATAATTACCAGCTCTGTCAGGACTGCTTCTGGAGGGGGCATGCCAGCGGTTCCCATAGCAACCAGCACCAAATGAAGGAGTATACGTCATGG AAATCTCCTGCTAAGAAGTTATCCCATGCCTTCAGTAAGTCCCTGAGCTGTGCATCCAGCAGAGAGCCTCTTCACCCCATGTTTCCTGAAATGCCAGACAAACCTCTCAACCTAGCTCATATTGT AGACACATG GCCACCAAGACCAGTGAACATCACCAACGACTACTCACTCTCCCACTCCATGCCTACATCAGGGAACCCTTACTCCACCAAAAA CAAGAATAATGATGTTGGGCAAAGAAAGCCCTTCGATGGGGCTGCTCCACATTTGTTGAAAGGGAGAGG GTTGAACTACAACCTTGATGTTGCCGATAGACTTGCAGACGAACATGCTCTGATTCGCCTCTATGTGAATCTACTCCAAAACAACCCCAGATCATG TTTGCTGGAGAGCAGTAACCATCAAGAAGAAGAGCACAGTCTCATCGCCCGCTATGCTGCTCGACTGGCTGCTGATGCTGcg GCTCAACAGCAGAGAATCCCCACAGACCTCCCCTACTCTCTGGATGCCAACAAACAACAGAGGCAGCTCATTGCAGAGCTTGAGAGCAAAAACAG AGAAATCCTACAGGAAATCCAGCGGCTGCGCCTTCAGCATGAGGAGGCCTCCCAGCCGCCACCTGACAGGGGTCAGCAGAACCCCACTCTTCTGGCTGAGCTACGACTTCTCAG GCAACGCAAAGATGAGCTTGAACAAAGAATGTCTACTCTGCAGGAGAGTCGCAGGGAACTCATGGTGCAGCTGGAGCAACTAATGATGCTTCTCAAG cTAGAGGAGGAACGGAAACATGCT ACTCAGGGTCCCGGCTCTCCACGCTCGTCCCCCAGCCACACCACCAGCCGGCCGATCCCCACCCCAATCCACTCGGAGTCTGCCGGCACGACCCCGACTCACACACCTCAGGACTCACTCATGGGCGTGGGAGGGGATGTTCAGGAGGCCTTTGCTCAgg gTCCAAGGAGAAATTTGAGAAACAACCTACTCATTGCTGCTGACTCCATCACCAACACAATGTCGTCATTAGTTAAAGAACTCAATTCAg AGGGTGGAAGTGAGACTGAGAGCACTGCAGATTCTGACTTTGGACGTGGTGACCTATTGGCCACAACCTCTTCAGATCCCTTCTTCACATATAAACCAAG GAGTtccagcgctgcagaggaggagagcTTTGAGAACGATCTGGAGCAGCGGCTGGAAGACGAGCTCAAGTTGGAGGAGCTAATAAAGCACAGGCAGGAACCAGACAAGTCGTGCATG GTGACGCTGCAGCAGTGA
- the dtna gene encoding dystrobrevin alpha isoform X6 — MVIYERMIEDFGWSGDNMADRRQLFVEMRAQDLDSIRLSTYRTACKLRFVQKKCNLHLVDIWNIIEAFRENGINTMDLNAELSVARLEVVLSTIFYQLNKRMPTTHQINVDQSISLLLNFLLASYDPEGHGKISVFVVKMALATICGGKILDKLRYIFSQISDSAGIMVHSQFDQFLREVLKLPMAVFEGPSFGYTEQAARMCFTQQKKVSLNTFLDTLMSDPSPQCLVWLPLMHRLANVENVFHPVECSYCHTESMMGFRYRCQQCHNYQLCQDCFWRGHASGSHSNQHQMKEYTSWKSPAKKLSHAFSKSLSCASSREPLHPMFPEMPDKPLNLAHIVDTWPPRPVNITNDYSLSHSMPTSGNPYSTKNLPYSKNNDVGQRKPFDGAAPHLLKGRGLNYNLDVADRLADEHALIRLYVNLLQNNPRSCLLESSNHQEEEHSLIARYAARLAADAAAQQQRIPTDLPYSLDANKQQRQLIAELESKNREILQEIQRLRLQHEEASQPPPDRGQQNPTLLAELRLLRQRKDELEQRMSTLQESRRELMVQLEQLMMLLKTQGPGSPRSSPSHTTSRPIPTPIHSESAGTTPTHTPQDSLMGVGGDVQEAFAQGPRRNLRNNLLIAADSITNTMSSLVKELNSEGGSETESTADSDFGRGDLLATTSSDPFFTYKPRSSSAAEEESFENDLEQRLEDELKLEELIKHRQEPDKSCMVTLQQ; from the exons GGGCTCAAGACTTGGACTCCATACGATTATCGACATACAGAACAGCCTGCAAACTTAGATTTGTTCAGAAGAAATGTAATT TGCATTTGGTTGACATTTGGAACATCATCGAGGCTTTCCGAGAGAACGGCATCAACACCATGGACCTCAACGCCGAGCTCTCTGTGGCTCGTTTAGAAGTGGTACTGTCCACCATTTTTTACCAGCTAAACAAGCGCATGCCCACCACCCACCAGATCAACGTGGATCAGTCCATCAGCCTGCTGCTCAACTTCCTGCTGGCGTCCTATGACCC GGAGGGCCATGGCAAGATATCTGTCTTTGTTGTGAAGATGGCCCTAGCAACCATCTGTGGAGGGAAAATCCTGGATAAATTAAGAT ATATTTTTTCACAGATATCAGATTCTGCGGGAATAATGGTGCACTCGCAGTTCGACCAATTTCTGAGGGAGGTTCTCAAATTACCCATGGCGGTTTTTGAGGGACCTTCTTTTGGTTACACTGAACAAGCTGCAAGAATGTGCTTTACACAGCAG AAAAAGGTCTCCCTCAATACATTCCTCGATACGTTGATGTCAGACCCATCCCCTCAGTGTCTGGTGTGGTTACCGCTCATGCATCGGCTCGCCAACGTGGAGAACG TCTTTCACCCGGTCGAGTGCTCCTACTGCCATACTGAGAGTATGATGGGCTTCCGCTACCGCTGCCAGCAATGTCATAATTACCAGCTCTGTCAGGACTGCTTCTGGAGGGGGCATGCCAGCGGTTCCCATAGCAACCAGCACCAAATGAAGGAGTATACGTCATGG AAATCTCCTGCTAAGAAGTTATCCCATGCCTTCAGTAAGTCCCTGAGCTGTGCATCCAGCAGAGAGCCTCTTCACCCCATGTTTCCTGAAATGCCAGACAAACCTCTCAACCTAGCTCATATTGT AGACACATG GCCACCAAGACCAGTGAACATCACCAACGACTACTCACTCTCCCACTCCATGCCTACATCAGGGAACCCTTACTCCACCAAAAA CTTGCCTTACAGCAAGAATAATGATGTTGGGCAAAGAAAGCCCTTCGATGGGGCTGCTCCACATTTGTTGAAAGGGAGAGG GTTGAACTACAACCTTGATGTTGCCGATAGACTTGCAGACGAACATGCTCTGATTCGCCTCTATGTGAATCTACTCCAAAACAACCCCAGATCATG TTTGCTGGAGAGCAGTAACCATCAAGAAGAAGAGCACAGTCTCATCGCCCGCTATGCTGCTCGACTGGCTGCTGATGCTGcg GCTCAACAGCAGAGAATCCCCACAGACCTCCCCTACTCTCTGGATGCCAACAAACAACAGAGGCAGCTCATTGCAGAGCTTGAGAGCAAAAACAG AGAAATCCTACAGGAAATCCAGCGGCTGCGCCTTCAGCATGAGGAGGCCTCCCAGCCGCCACCTGACAGGGGTCAGCAGAACCCCACTCTTCTGGCTGAGCTACGACTTCTCAG GCAACGCAAAGATGAGCTTGAACAAAGAATGTCTACTCTGCAGGAGAGTCGCAGGGAACTCATGGTGCAGCTGGAGCAACTAATGATGCTTCTCAAG ACTCAGGGTCCCGGCTCTCCACGCTCGTCCCCCAGCCACACCACCAGCCGGCCGATCCCCACCCCAATCCACTCGGAGTCTGCCGGCACGACCCCGACTCACACACCTCAGGACTCACTCATGGGCGTGGGAGGGGATGTTCAGGAGGCCTTTGCTCAgg gTCCAAGGAGAAATTTGAGAAACAACCTACTCATTGCTGCTGACTCCATCACCAACACAATGTCGTCATTAGTTAAAGAACTCAATTCAg AGGGTGGAAGTGAGACTGAGAGCACTGCAGATTCTGACTTTGGACGTGGTGACCTATTGGCCACAACCTCTTCAGATCCCTTCTTCACATATAAACCAAG GAGTtccagcgctgcagaggaggagagcTTTGAGAACGATCTGGAGCAGCGGCTGGAAGACGAGCTCAAGTTGGAGGAGCTAATAAAGCACAGGCAGGAACCAGACAAGTCGTGCATG GTGACGCTGCAGCAGTGA
- the dtna gene encoding dystrobrevin alpha isoform X8: MVIYERMIEDFGWSGDNMADRRQLFVEMRAQDLDSIRLSTYRTACKLRFVQKKCNLHLVDIWNIIEAFRENGINTMDLNAELSVARLEVVLSTIFYQLNKRMPTTHQINVDQSISLLLNFLLASYDPEGHGKISVFVVKMALATICGGKILDKLRYIFSQISDSAGIMVHSQFDQFLREVLKLPMAVFEGPSFGYTEQAARMCFTQQKKVSLNTFLDTLMSDPSPQCLVWLPLMHRLANVENVFHPVECSYCHTESMMGFRYRCQQCHNYQLCQDCFWRGHASGSHSNQHQMKEYTSWKSPAKKLSHAFSKSLSCASSREPLHPMFPEMPDKPLNLAHIVPPRPVNITNDYSLSHSMPTSGNPYSTKNKNNDVGQRKPFDGAAPHLLKGRGLNYNLDVADRLADEHALIRLYVNLLQNNPRSCLLESSNHQEEEHSLIARYAARLAADAAAQQQRIPTDLPYSLDANKQQRQLIAELESKNREILQEIQRLRLQHEEASQPPPDRGQQNPTLLAELRLLRQRKDELEQRMSTLQESRRELMVQLEQLMMLLKTQGPGSPRSSPSHTTSRPIPTPIHSESAGTTPTHTPQDSLMGVGGDVQEAFAQGPRRNLRNNLLIAADSITNTMSSLVKELNSEGGSETESTADSDFGRGDLLATTSSDPFFTYKPRSSSAAEEESFENDLEQRLEDELKLEELIKHRQEPDKSCMVTLQQ; this comes from the exons GGGCTCAAGACTTGGACTCCATACGATTATCGACATACAGAACAGCCTGCAAACTTAGATTTGTTCAGAAGAAATGTAATT TGCATTTGGTTGACATTTGGAACATCATCGAGGCTTTCCGAGAGAACGGCATCAACACCATGGACCTCAACGCCGAGCTCTCTGTGGCTCGTTTAGAAGTGGTACTGTCCACCATTTTTTACCAGCTAAACAAGCGCATGCCCACCACCCACCAGATCAACGTGGATCAGTCCATCAGCCTGCTGCTCAACTTCCTGCTGGCGTCCTATGACCC GGAGGGCCATGGCAAGATATCTGTCTTTGTTGTGAAGATGGCCCTAGCAACCATCTGTGGAGGGAAAATCCTGGATAAATTAAGAT ATATTTTTTCACAGATATCAGATTCTGCGGGAATAATGGTGCACTCGCAGTTCGACCAATTTCTGAGGGAGGTTCTCAAATTACCCATGGCGGTTTTTGAGGGACCTTCTTTTGGTTACACTGAACAAGCTGCAAGAATGTGCTTTACACAGCAG AAAAAGGTCTCCCTCAATACATTCCTCGATACGTTGATGTCAGACCCATCCCCTCAGTGTCTGGTGTGGTTACCGCTCATGCATCGGCTCGCCAACGTGGAGAACG TCTTTCACCCGGTCGAGTGCTCCTACTGCCATACTGAGAGTATGATGGGCTTCCGCTACCGCTGCCAGCAATGTCATAATTACCAGCTCTGTCAGGACTGCTTCTGGAGGGGGCATGCCAGCGGTTCCCATAGCAACCAGCACCAAATGAAGGAGTATACGTCATGG AAATCTCCTGCTAAGAAGTTATCCCATGCCTTCAGTAAGTCCCTGAGCTGTGCATCCAGCAGAGAGCCTCTTCACCCCATGTTTCCTGAAATGCCAGACAAACCTCTCAACCTAGCTCATATTGT GCCACCAAGACCAGTGAACATCACCAACGACTACTCACTCTCCCACTCCATGCCTACATCAGGGAACCCTTACTCCACCAAAAA CAAGAATAATGATGTTGGGCAAAGAAAGCCCTTCGATGGGGCTGCTCCACATTTGTTGAAAGGGAGAGG GTTGAACTACAACCTTGATGTTGCCGATAGACTTGCAGACGAACATGCTCTGATTCGCCTCTATGTGAATCTACTCCAAAACAACCCCAGATCATG TTTGCTGGAGAGCAGTAACCATCAAGAAGAAGAGCACAGTCTCATCGCCCGCTATGCTGCTCGACTGGCTGCTGATGCTGcg GCTCAACAGCAGAGAATCCCCACAGACCTCCCCTACTCTCTGGATGCCAACAAACAACAGAGGCAGCTCATTGCAGAGCTTGAGAGCAAAAACAG AGAAATCCTACAGGAAATCCAGCGGCTGCGCCTTCAGCATGAGGAGGCCTCCCAGCCGCCACCTGACAGGGGTCAGCAGAACCCCACTCTTCTGGCTGAGCTACGACTTCTCAG GCAACGCAAAGATGAGCTTGAACAAAGAATGTCTACTCTGCAGGAGAGTCGCAGGGAACTCATGGTGCAGCTGGAGCAACTAATGATGCTTCTCAAG ACTCAGGGTCCCGGCTCTCCACGCTCGTCCCCCAGCCACACCACCAGCCGGCCGATCCCCACCCCAATCCACTCGGAGTCTGCCGGCACGACCCCGACTCACACACCTCAGGACTCACTCATGGGCGTGGGAGGGGATGTTCAGGAGGCCTTTGCTCAgg gTCCAAGGAGAAATTTGAGAAACAACCTACTCATTGCTGCTGACTCCATCACCAACACAATGTCGTCATTAGTTAAAGAACTCAATTCAg AGGGTGGAAGTGAGACTGAGAGCACTGCAGATTCTGACTTTGGACGTGGTGACCTATTGGCCACAACCTCTTCAGATCCCTTCTTCACATATAAACCAAG GAGTtccagcgctgcagaggaggagagcTTTGAGAACGATCTGGAGCAGCGGCTGGAAGACGAGCTCAAGTTGGAGGAGCTAATAAAGCACAGGCAGGAACCAGACAAGTCGTGCATG GTGACGCTGCAGCAGTGA